AAATAGTTCGAGATAACCTTCATGCATACAAAAGAGGGACAGTCAGCCTCATCGTTATCTTAGAGAATCATCCAAGTTCGAATAAATTGGTAAGTCACTCTTCTCATtcgatgtatttttatttttagtgtcTTTTCGTAACCAACTTGAGGTTACGCTTGGTTGTGTGATTTCTAAAGTTATGATATTTATGTTAAAGCAGAAGATCTATAAATGGTTTTTGGTACTTTACACCTTTCATCTAAATTTTATTAGAGATGCCTCAAAAAACTTTTTTTTAACATAAATGCGAGTTCATACGTCTATCTAATCACAAGCAACTTAGGATGCCCTCGAATATACATTGAAATGTATCAATGTTTTATTTTCATAGTAAGTATGCATAATGTTCAAAGGACATACTTATTATCTTGGTTTTCAATAGCTTTCTTGTTTTTGTTAACTTTGCTCATATATTTAATTTTGTAGGCAAAGCTATCACTGAGGATAAAAATGAACCACAAAATAAGTGTAGTTTTTATATTTGTAAGAGGACTTTTGCACGGGCGAGTACACCAGTTAAGAAGTACTAAGCCAAGCCCCAAAAAGGTGTTTGTGTCCTGTGCTTGTGTGGGTCTGCTCTAGTGGGGCTCGTGGGAACCATAAACTAGGGGTACTTATCGGGCAGATTGGGTGGATTATTACGCTTAATAGTTCggcttatcggttatcggtttataaaTATAGTAATTCACTAGCCATCCAATAAGACTACAGGCGGATTGGTATCGAATTAACGGTTATCGGATGGTTTATCGGttaaataaaaagaatatttttgaacCCTAGTTCTTTTGGTTGCATAgctaaaaatattttcctttaagttGTTAATCTGCTATATTAAAAAGCACTAAAAGAAAGTGCCTTTTATCCCTTACTCTTTAGGACTACCATACAATCAAAGAATATGTATACCAACAAGAGTGCATGGTCAACACACACCTAAAGCGCCTACGTTCCGTTTGCAGCCAATACAACCACAACCTAACTTGCACGAGATTCAACAACTGAAGCTACTGGTAGTCCCGAGGGGGCGACATCCTCCTATAATAGTTAGCAGTACTGAACAAGCGAGTCATCGGTCCGAGGAAAGAAAAGGACCgcctttgaaaaaaaaaaaaggaactcGCTAGGCCTTCAGAACAAAGGCGATTCTGTTCATGCTTCAGACGATCTGGCTAATTCTATATACAACTATCTTCGGCCATGTTAGGAAAGCTCCGCAATTTCAATATCCCTTCCTCATCCCGTAAGTCTGACTGAGGAAAGCAAGCGTAACTCCAAACCTCGCCCCGCCCTTTATAGTCGCGATTGTTGTCAtggaaaaagagtttgttttctGACAAAGAGCATGCTTAACACAGCCTATATCATAAAGGTATTCGAGCCGCTGTTTTATCCCTTCGACGAATTTCGGCTTTGACCAATGCCCACTAGCTAAATAGGCGTAAGAAAAAGCTACCTGAAAAAAAGCAAGGTGCACCTTGAATTGAACTCGACGAATTGCGTTTTGCCAGAGAGATTTTTTTAGAAAGATTCTCCATTGGTAATTcaaaaatagaaagaatataAATAAAGGATATGCTTTGCATGAACATCTCAATGTCCAAGATAAAAAGAACGAGGGGAAGAATCGACGAGGCGAGTGTTCTCGAAGAGAAAATCGTGATGGGAAAAGCGTGAGGAGAATTCTAAACTCGAATAAAGAAAGAGATGCACGTAACCTCTTAACATACAACATTTGAGTACATGTTTTTCAGTATACCGTAAACATAACATGTTTTCACTGCAAAAGAAAGGGTAAACAATAGTTGGGAATTCCACAAAAGAGTACTTTGAAGTTTCCAAGAGTACCTTAGTGtttcaaaaattactttatatatataggggtaaaagtataaatataaatttttttaacGGGTTTACGATTTATCCGATAAGGAAATTGAGTAATCCGCCCCAAACCGTTAAGCCGTTAATTATAAAATCTTAATCTGTTCACCAGCCGTTATCCCGATAAACCGATACCAGTAAGCCAATAAGCCGTTTTTTCGGTTTAGTTAACGATTACGATTCGGTGTTTGAATAACCCTACCATAAACCATGAATTGCAACAAACTCCTAAAAAATTGTAAACATCTCACAAAACACATACAAGAGATaaagaagagaaacataacaCACTACAACACCATAACATACCCAGTGTAAACCTACAACGCACAACTAGCAAAATCGCCAAATCCCAGAACCAAAATGACTTGGAACAAAAGAACAAGATGACCCAACATCCAAAGACACTTATGTTCCGAAATTAACCTAAACCAACCAAGAAAAAGCAATACTTGGACCCCTTTGAAATCATAAGCTTGTGGAAGAACCAAGAAGCAAGAACACAGAGGAATAGAACACGAGAAAGAGAACGAGCAGAAATGGCACGTACCCATTACAAAGCGGCATTGACAAAAGCCCATCATAATTTTTGAAGATTTGTGAATTGGTTTAGCAAGAATTTCTGATTCAGGGAGCTTAATAGAGGGCCTCCGACCAACCATATGGAAAGTACTAGTAGTATTTAATTTATTTTGTGTCTAAATACAAGTTACACATAAATTTGTGAGCCTGTCGGAATTGAAATTGGATGTAATTGCACTGAATTGAAATTGTATGTAATTATACTGTTTGACATGTTTGTTGGCCAGATAATTACCATGTTAGTAGTGGAATTGAGTGTAATTATACTCTCCAATCCTCAAGGGGGTTAAGAATTGAGTGTAACAAGCACCAAAGATATTTTATACACTCTACGAATCAAAGGGTGTCCCTATGGATTCGAAGGAGGTGACTTGGATTTAACGTAAGTACGAAGTTTAAGAAGTGAAGGagacttttaaaatttgtggtctAAAACAAGCCCTAAAAATTTGCGTGGCCAGAAATTATttcattaagggtaaaaaagTAAATTTAAAGTTGAATCGAGACAAAAGCACTTATATGAATGGTGCTAATTTCAATGGATGAGAAACAAGGTGAACCTGACCAGCAAGGTGGGAATGTATTAGTAAAGGACGAGAGAATTCAAatttttgaatatattatttCGCGATGTATGAACACATGGCCAAATCGTTGCTAAATAATTTGAGACGGATGGAAGACTTTTTAGTTATTTTCTTTGAACTTGCCTTTTTTATGCGATTAGTTTGCAAACGaggaaacaacaattaattaaacaaatGGAAGATGAATTTTATGAGACACATTCATTAgccaaaatgaaataagaataTAGTGAGATGTATTAAAGACTTAAAGTACTGCTTTTATACTCCTTGCTTCTTAAATTATTTGTTCgtgatttctaaaaatagttgtcacaaatttattattttaaaattcaaaacaatattTTGTCCGTTTTACCCAGTGTAATAATCATTCTTGAAAACTACAAACGCCTCAAGATGGCACATAAATAGGGTAAACTAGCAAATTTTTCCACGCTTCGCGCGGCTATTACAAActtaatttttcaaattttcaattatTAAAATAGTCATCAAATCAAAATATATGAgatttcaagttttaatcaatcttataattaatcaaataactttagttttctctaatttatttttttatcattGTGGTATTATTGAGTTTCACATATAGTTGATCTTTTTTCTTAATAATTTTTGTAGGTGAAACTATACCTTTTTCtcatctttttattttaatttgttgtttttatttcttgtttccCTACCTATTCATTTTTTCAGAAAAATTATCCAAAAAGTTAAGCTATTGACATTATCGAGTCTCAACATATTGAATATAGCACGAGAACATTAAAACTCTTGAATTGTTGGCTCGCTTAATATATTTGATACATTACTCTAGTATTGCTCTTTTGTGCTCGAAAATACACCATGTTAGAATGTTACAAAATACGAAAAGGGAGAAGGATAAGAATTATTCAATTCATATcgagaaaaaagaaggaaaccCTGGAATGTCAATAAAATTCAGCTATGAATCAACGATCACCCAAATAGAATAAAACTTACGATATGAACGAGGCAACTCTgtgatgaaatccatattaatcctctcccatttccacatgaGGATCTCTATATTTTGCGCTAGCCCACCTGCTTCTGATGTTCtatttacttgctgacaattggcGTAGTAAGCTACAAACTCGACAATGTTCTTTTTCATGTCATTCTACCAATGGATCTCTGTAATATTATTGGAATGTATATGAGAGAAGCAGAGGAATGCAGCTAAAAGTGCATCgcataattgttagctagttgtTAGAAGCAATTAGTGTTAATGAGCTGTTAATAGTTGTTGATGAAGTTAGTTAAAAGTCACGTGAGAAACACGTGATAGAGAAGAGGACATCGACTATATAAGCTTGTACATGTACTCATTCTAAATAAAGCTAACATAGTTTCTTCCATCTCGTCTCTACATTCTCTCCTCAAATTGATTCAAATCCCTAATTACAGTAGTCAATTTgacatggtattagagcaagtCTCCAAGGGCGACTGATTTTCCGGCGAGATTCCAGCAGCTACTGAAGAGCGTAAAGCTTGCTCAATTTTTCACATCCATGGCAGGGAATGAAGTCACATCATTAGATCATAATCATCCATTATATCTTCAAGCTGGAGATGCACTTGGACTGGTTTTAATTCCTCTAAAACTCACATGTCTTAATAATTATGCACTATGGAGTAGAACGATGAAATTGGCACTCAGAGGCAAAAGCAAGCTTGGATTTGTGGATGAAACATTCATCAAAAGCATGTACATGGGAGAACTAGCTGAGTAGTGGGAGAAATGCAACGCGTTTGTTTTATCGTGGATAGGCAGCACAATTTCGAGTGAATTGATGCCAAACATCGTCTATGCATCCAACACTAAGAAAGTCTGGAGTGATTTCCAAGAGAGATATGATAGATTGAATCTGATGAAGATTTATCATCTCTGGACTGAGATTGCAACTTTGAGACAAGGTACTGATTCAATTACTACTTATTATTCTAAGATGAAGGTGTTTTGGTATGAACTAGATGTTTTGGCTCCTTTGCCTTCGTGTGACTTTGAAGAATCTTTGCCCTAATTTGTACACTAAAGATCACAGCGTTTACTGCAATTTATATGGGACTTAATGAGACTTATAGTAACATAAGAAGCAATTTGTTGGCAAGGAGGCCTGTGGTGTCTGTTAATGAAGCCTATGCTACTATGACTCAAGAGGAAAGTCAGAGATGTCTGGGTGCAGTCGAGGTGCAGTCGATGTGAATAGAGACCCTTTGACAATGCTAGCAGAGAAGGCATACCAAGGTTTTAAGCCTAAGAAGCATGGGATGGTTTGTGAGCATTTTGGATATAAGAGACAATTGAAAGAAAGTTGTTGCAAGATAGTTGGATATCCACAGGATTTCAAAAGTAAGAAGAAGAGTGCACAGATAGGTGGATTTATGACCTTTGCTAACTTTACAATGGCAGGAGATTGAGGAAATATGTCTGTGGGGCAAGGACATGGTCATTTCTTTACAGAGCAGTAGTACAAACAGATTTTGAGCATTTTAGACAAGCCAGCCTCAAGTGAATGTGTGGGCAGCATAACAGGTAATATGGCATATATGATCTTACAGTTATCCAACACCTTTACTTCTTAATGGATAATTGACTCGGGGGCATCACATCATATTACATCATATGGAGAATTATTGACTGCTTTTAGATCACTGAGAGATCAAAATAAACAGCAAGGTGCAAATACCAACTGGTGGTAGAGCAAAAATTACAAATGTAGGGAATGTAGTGATCCTaggaaaatatgaacttgaaaaTGTTTTACATGTTCCGGATTTCAAGTCCAACTTTCTCTCAGTATCAAAAATAACCAAGCAGCTTTCCTGTGTAGCTTTGTTTTTCCATGATTTCTGTGTGTTTTAGGGACTCGTCAATGGGAAAGTTCTGGGGATTGGTAAGGAAAGGGAATGATTGTACGTACTACAGGAGGTAATGAAACCTGCAGTAGGAGCAGCTGTTTATAAGGAGGAAAGGAAAACAGTGGAAAGCTATGGCACCTAAGACTAGGACGCCCTTCAATTGGAGCTATGCAAATGTTGCAAGTCTTAAGAATAAAGTTGAAACCAACATTCAAGAGTGTTGTGAGATATGCCCTCTAGCAAAACAAAGCAGACTGAAGTTTCCTAATAGTAGTAGTAGAACTAACAATCCTTTTCAATTGATACATCTTAATGTCCGGGACCATATATGAAAGCTACATATGATAAGAAGTACTACTTTGTTACCATTGTAGATGATAATAGTAGATTTACATAGATTTGTTTGATTCAATCTAAGTGTGAAGTGTTTGTGGTGTTGAAAAACTTTCTTGCATTAATAAAAAATCAGTTTGGCAGGAATGTTAAGATCTTGAGACCTGACACCGACACAAAGTTTTTTAACGCCAAATGCAATGAATTGTTAGCTTGTAATCGTATTATAAATCAAAGTAGCTGCTCGTACACATACATATATTAAAGGTGGCTAGAGCATTGAGTTTTCAAAGTTCAATTCAAGCCAAGTTTTTGGGAAGACTGTTTCAGAACAACTGTCTATTTGATCAACAAACTACCATCTACAGTGTTGTaaggcaaaacaccatttgaattATTGTACGGAAGAACAACAAAATTGGATCACCTTAGAGTATTTGGCTGTCTCCGTTATTCAAGTAGACTGCCTAAAGGTGATAAATTTGCAGCTAGAGCAAGGAAGACAATGTTTGTGGGATATGTTGAAACACAAAAGGGATACGAGCTTTATGACCTGGATGATCACCAAATGTTTGTCAGTATGGATGTGCAGTTTAGGGAGTCTATATTTTCTTTCAGAACTGCAGGACAGGAGGAAGCACGAGACATTTTTTTATTCAGAAAACCAGTATATGGAAAGATAGACTCAACATATGTAGAAACTCCTACTATTAAGACACTTGTTGCACAAGACTTAACACATATAGATGGCACACCTGCTATACCTCCAAGTCCAAAACTGGACAGAAATAACTCAACTCCTGCTTCACATGAGCCTTATAATGCAACACTAGACACAGGAGACCAGGCAGATCAATTACAATCAGATGATAATCTTCCAGCTAATTCATCTGATCAAAGTGCACTCTCTCAACCTGATCACAACGCCATTCAACAACATGAACAAGAAGTAAAAGCAAACCAAGACACTCATATACAAGAGTCCACCAGTACCAGACCAAGTAGAGTGGCCAGACCACTAATATGGCTCAGTGACTATGTCACTACTATCAAGCCAAGAGCACATTGCACATATCTTATCTCACAATATGTCACATATTCTCATCTCAGTCTAAGCTACCAGGCTTACTTGAGTTCTTTTTCTGTACCAATTGAGCCTGAATCATTCAAGGAAGCTTCTACAGATCCTAATTGATTGGATCCAAGCAATGCAACAAAAGATGTATGCATTGGAAGTCAACAAGACTTTGGGAGCTCGTGACACTACCAGTTGGGAAGAAAGCCATAAGCTCCAAGTGGGTGTACAAAATAAAAACACAAGGCCAATGGAGAGATAGACAAGTATAAAGCTAGATTCATGGCCAAGGGATATATACAATTGGAAGGACTAGATTACCATGAGACTTTTTCCCCAAttgcaaaaatggttactgttaagACATTAATCAGTATAGCAGCTTCAAAGAATTGGTTCTTGTATAAAAAAATTACTTTCTTTCAAGGAGACTTATATGAAGAGGTTTATATGGATCTACCACAGGGATTCCATAGATAGGGGGAGTATAAGGTCTGTAAACTGCTAAAATCCCTGTATGGACTCAAGCAAGCTTCAAGGCAATGGAACATCAAGCATACCACTGTTCTATTGGAAGCTGGATACTGTCAAAGTCTACATGATCATTCACTATTCACTTAGCAACGAGAAGGCTGCATTGTGATCATCCTAATATGTGTGGATGATATACTTATCACTGGTAGTGGCAAGGATTTAATTGATGAGGAAAAACAAACTCTGCACAATAATTTCAAAGTAAAGGATTTAGGTGAGCTCAAGTACTTCCTGGGAATTGAAGTGCTCAGGTCACAGAAAGGGATACTTCTTAATCAAAGGAAGTATGTTCTAGAATTGGTGTCAGATGTGGGATTAAGTGGTGCAAAGACAATGTCCACACCTCTTGAGGCCAACACTAAGTTGACTACTACAGAATATGACAAGCTGACAGGATGCACAGATGATCCTTTACTGGAGGACATCAGCAACTATCAAAAGTTAGTGGGAAAGTTGATTTATCTAATAATCACAAGGCCAGACATCTTGTTCACAGTTCAAGTCCTTAGCCAATTGATGCAGCAACCAAAGAGATCACATTGGGATGCAACATTAAGAGTGATTAGATACATTAAAAGACGCCTAGGCTTAGGGATATTCATGTTTGAGAACTCCACAACTCAGTTGACTACATTCTGTGATGCAGATTGTGCTGCATGCCCTAACATTAGGCACTCAGGTTATGCCATCTATTTGGGTGACTCTTTAATCTTCTAGAAGTCGAAGAAACAACATACTATCAGTAGAAGCTCGGCAGAAGCTGAATATCGAAGCATGGCAGCATTTGTAGCAGAAGTTGTGTGGCTGCTTGGTCTGTTACAGGACCTTGGAGTATTTGTTCCCAGACCAGTTCCACTTCTTTGTGATAGTAAAGCAGCTATCCAAATTGCTGCAAATCCCACATTCCATGAGAGAACAAAACATATTGATATCGACTGTCACTTTGTTCGTGAGAAAGTAAAAGAGGGGATGATTCAGACTACTTATCTAGTTACTCAATCTCAGATTGCATACCTGCTAACCAAAGGCTTAGATGTAAGCCAACATCACCTTCTTCTTTCCAAGTTGGATGTGCTCGATGTCTTTCACCGGGAGTATTGGAATATATATGagcagaagcagaagaattcAGCTAGAAGAGCATCACGTAACTGTTAGCTAGTTGTTAGAAGCAGTTAGTGTTAATGAGTTGTCAATTAGCTATTAATAGTTGGTTGATGAAGTTAGTTAAAAGTCACGTGAGAAGCACGTGATAGAGAAGAGGACATCGACTATATAAGCTTGTACATGTACTCATTCTAAATAGAGCTAACATAGTTTCTTCCGTCTCATCTCTACATTCTCTCCTCAAATTGATTCTGTagattttgagaagaagaaaaggcTTCTTGTATTTATGTGTATGTATGCATCCCATGAGCAATGCAATTTATATAAAACTCCTAatgctaattaaggaaataaaataaatctatacAATCAATCCAACTATCAtatcaaatcaaaataaaatcagatctcctaaatataatcaaatctcTTGAAATCATGCTAATCAACACTCCTAAATAAAGTCTCCTTGAATCATGCTAATCAACACTCCCCTTCAAGTTGGTGCAAAAATGTCGCACATACCCAACTTGCAGCTCAAAGTATGGAAAGTTTGCTTGCTGGGACCTTTGGTAAACATATTATCTAGCTATTTTCCAATGGCACATGAAACGAACTCAAGACACGAGTTGTAACTTTTTCTTTGATGAAGTGTCGATCAATTTCCACATGCTTTGTTCGGTCATGCTGGACTAGATTATGAGCTATACTGATGGCAGCTTTGTTGTCACAGTACAAGGAAAGTTTTCCTTTTTTATACAATCTCAATTCTTGTAATAGCTTTTGTAGCCAAAGCAGTTCACAAACACCCTGGGCCATAGCTCTATATTCTGCCTCCGCACTTGATCTAGCAACTACACTTTGCTTCTTGCTTCTCCAAGTAACCAAGTTTCCTCCTATGAGCGTACAATAACCAGATGTTGATCTTCTGTCATCTAGAGATCCAGCCCGATCTGTGTCTGTAAAGGCTTCTATTTGGAGGTGATCATGTTTGGAGAAAAGTAGACCTTTCCTTGGAGCAGACTTTAGATACCACAAAATGTGAAAGACAACTTGCATATGAGGATCTCGGGGATCATGCATGAACTGACTCACCAGGCTAACTGAATAGGCTATGTCTGGTCTAGTGTGAGAGAGATAAATGAGTCTTCCAACCAGCCTCTGATATCTCTCCTTATCAACTGATTCTCCAACTCCGCTTTGTAACTTGTGATTGCTTTCAATGGGCGATTATGCGGGTTTGCAACCTGTCATACCAACTTCTTTCAAAAGATCCAGAATATACTTCCTTTTAGAAATAAAGATTTCTCTTTTGGATCTAGCAACCTCAATTCCCAAGAAATACTGCAATTTTCCTAGATCTTTGATCTTAAATTCATGTGCCAACAACTTCTTCAATCGAGACATCTCCTCTTTGTCATCTCCCGTCATTACTATGTTATCAACATAAACTATGAGAAGAGTGAGTTTACCCGTTTGATGTCTTATGAAGAGGGTGTGATCAACATTGCTTTGTTGATAACCAAAGGAGATCATTGCTTTGCTGAATCGTTCAAACCAAACTCTAGGGTATTGCTTCACTCCGTATAAGGCTTTTCTCAATATGCATACCTTTCCTTGACTCTGTGCTGTATCAAATCCAAGAAGAATCTCCATATACACCTCTTCTTCTAAGTCTCCACGAAGAAATGCATTCTTCATATCAAACTGTTGCAAATCCCAATCAAGATTAGCTGCACAAGATAAAAGAATTCTAACAGTGTTCATCTTAGCAACATGGGCAAATGTCTCTTGATAATCCACTCCATAAGTCTGAGTGAATCCCTtagccaccaatcttgctttgaatCTTTCAATTGAGCCATCAGCTTTATGTTTCACAGTAAAGAAACATTTGCAGCCAACCAACTTCTTGTCTGGTGGTGAAGTGACAAGTTCCCATGTCTCATTTTTGATAAGGACTTCATTTATTCAATCATAGCTTGTTTCCATTTAGGATCTGCAAAAGCTTCCCTCCAATTCTAGGGAATAGACATAGAAGAAATAGATAAGGCAAATGCTCTATAGGAAGAAGACAAAATTAAATAAAGGGTGTTTGGTAGTGCAAGATCTGACTCCTTTTCTGAGAGCAATAGGTTCATCTAACTCGTTAGGAAATGTAGATAACTCACCAGTAGAAGAAGGTTCAGTTTCGGTAGATTGCATGATGGTTTCTTCTGCTCTATATTTTCCTTGAGTAAGTTTTCAAATCAGGCCTATCCAAACGCCCAGTAGTCTCTCCCTGAATTCTTTCTCCAATTTCACTTTCCCATGTGACAATGTCATCAAGAGGTCCAGTAATGGAACTAGGTAGAATCACCTCTTCCTCCTTACTACTCTCCCCCCCTGAAGAGGTGATGAGGTAATACTGAAATAGGGCTCAGATTCTGGAAAGGTAACATCCATGCTAACACAAGATTTCCTAGAGGGAGGATGATAACATTTGTAACCTTTTTGTGTCGGGGAATACCCAATGAAAACACATTTTATAGCTCTAGGATCAAGTTTCCCAGAATTTCTAGTGTGGACAAAGCAAACACACCCAAACACCTTTAGAGGAACAATATATTCATTCTTACCCTTTAAAGTTTCCAGAGTACTTTGAAAATTGAGGGATTTAAGTGGCATTCTGTTGATAAGATAGGCAACCGCTAGAATAACATCCCCCAGTaaggttttggtagatgcatggTGAACATAAAAGATCTTGCTACTTCTAACAGATGCCTATTTTTTCTTTCAGCGACCCCATTTTGTGCACTATTGCCAGTTCTCAAGATTTTTATTTTGGCATCAAACTGAGtacaaatcatcattctgaaaACAAGAGAAAACTTCACTTTTGGCTTTTAACATATATACCCAAGTCATCCTAGTGCAACAATCAATGAAAGTAACAAACCATCGACTACCAGACAAAGAAACAGTTTGGGTAGGAGCCCATACATCAGAATGAATAGTCATAAACGGAGTTGGGCTTCTATTATCGCTCACAGGGTAAGAGTTTCTAGTATGCTTGGCATATTCACACGCATCACAGAACAAAGATTCAAATCGAGTCCTTGTTAACAAATCGGGATATACCTTCTTCAAAACAAAGAATGATGAGTGTCCTAACCGTCTATGCCGTTGTATTATTTCTTGGTTGACATCCTTGCTTTCCCCAAAAAAGGCTTGACTAGAGTTTTGAATCCCATATAATATATACAAGTCATCACGCAATCTATCACTGC
This genomic stretch from Nicotiana sylvestris chromosome 9, ASM39365v2, whole genome shotgun sequence harbors:
- the LOC104234479 gene encoding uncharacterized protein isoform X2, translated to MTNILQLFSPVIIEAKADFRDNLHAYKRGTVSLIVILENHPSSNKLAKLSLRIKMNHKISVVFIFVRGLLHGRVHQLRSTKPSPKKVFVSCACVGLL